In Aeromicrobium marinum DSM 15272, one genomic interval encodes:
- a CDS encoding amidohydrolase family protein produces MLDEDLPALAERLGIPGLFDVHVHFMHPRVLAKVWAYFDSAGPLLGRPWPITYRWSDDERVAHLRAMGVRRYSALSYAHKPGVAGFMNEWSNEFAAAHPESLWSATFYPEPGVDAYVDAAISDGVEVFKAHVQVGDFPANHPLLEPVWASLAASGTPIVLHAGSGPAPGTYTGVEGVADVLTRHPDLPVVVAHMGMPEIPEFLDLAERYEQVRLDTTMVFVDFFGEPFDPVLLPRVEALRDKILFGTDFPNIPYAYAHQVESLVRLELGDEWLRRVLWHNAAELFGEHRGT; encoded by the coding sequence GTGCTCGACGAGGACCTCCCGGCCCTGGCGGAGCGGCTGGGGATCCCGGGGCTGTTCGACGTGCACGTGCACTTCATGCATCCCCGGGTGCTGGCCAAGGTCTGGGCCTACTTCGACTCGGCCGGGCCGCTGCTGGGACGGCCGTGGCCGATCACCTACCGGTGGTCCGACGACGAGCGGGTCGCCCATCTGCGGGCGATGGGCGTGCGCCGCTACTCGGCGTTGTCCTACGCGCACAAGCCCGGGGTGGCCGGGTTCATGAACGAGTGGAGCAACGAGTTCGCCGCCGCCCATCCCGAGAGCCTGTGGTCGGCGACGTTCTACCCCGAGCCGGGGGTCGACGCCTACGTCGACGCGGCGATCTCCGACGGCGTCGAGGTGTTCAAGGCGCACGTGCAGGTGGGGGACTTCCCCGCCAACCACCCGTTGCTCGAGCCGGTCTGGGCGAGCCTCGCCGCGTCCGGGACGCCGATCGTGCTGCACGCGGGGTCGGGGCCGGCCCCCGGGACGTACACCGGCGTGGAGGGCGTCGCCGACGTGCTGACCCGGCACCCGGACCTGCCGGTCGTCGTCGCGCACATGGGGATGCCGGAGATCCCGGAGTTCCTCGATCTCGCCGAGCGGTACGAGCAGGTGCGGCTGGACACCACGATGGTGTTCGTCGACTTCTTCGGCGAGCCGTTCGACCCGGTCCTCCTGCCGCGGGTCGAGGCGCTGCGCGACAAGATCCTGTTCGGGACCGACTTCCCGAACATCCCGTACGCCTACGCGCACCAGGTGGAGTCCCTCGTCCGGCTCGAGCTGGGCGACGAGTGGTTGCGGCGGGTCCTGTGGCACAACGCGGCCGAGCTCTTCGGCGAGCACCGCGGTACCTGA
- a CDS encoding cryptochrome/photolyase family protein — translation MARVIFGDQLGPHFDDGGDLLLVDATASWRDRPIHRQKAHLLLTALRRRAAELGERAAIVTAADLPRLLTDRDDIEVVAPTSWAERDLVGEHGATVLPSRGFVTDEATFAAWADGRDASRLVMEHFYRDVRTRERILMNGPDDPEGGRWNYDHDNREPPPRGQATLGLPASWAPTEDDVDEAVRRDLDAMEAEGVQFLGRDGPRWFAATRDEALAALDDFVRHRLPAFGPHEDAMLAADPVMAHSRLSVPLNLGLLDPREVVAAALAAFDAGDAPLAGVEGFVRQVVGWRDWVWHLYWYLGRDYATSHDHLGAGEPLPSAWWALDGDGVESACLSHVLRRVGDTGWAHHIERLMVLGNFSLQRGHDPVELNRWFTDAFVDGTPWVMPANVIGMSQHADGGLVATKPYAAGGAYVNRMSDHCGGCTFDPRKRLGDDACPYTAGYWAFLHRVEPFIRGNHRMAQPLAGMRRLADIDAVVEAEVQRERW, via the coding sequence ATGGCGAGGGTGATCTTCGGCGACCAGCTGGGCCCGCACTTCGACGACGGCGGTGACCTCCTGCTGGTCGACGCCACCGCGTCGTGGCGCGACCGTCCGATCCACCGGCAGAAGGCGCACCTGCTGCTGACGGCGCTGCGTCGTCGCGCCGCCGAGCTGGGCGAACGGGCCGCCATCGTCACGGCGGCCGACCTGCCGCGCCTGCTGACCGACCGCGACGACATCGAGGTCGTCGCGCCGACCTCGTGGGCCGAGCGTGACCTGGTGGGGGAGCACGGAGCCACGGTGCTGCCCAGTCGGGGCTTCGTCACCGACGAGGCAACGTTCGCCGCCTGGGCCGACGGCCGCGACGCCTCCCGGCTGGTGATGGAGCACTTCTACCGCGACGTCCGGACCCGGGAGCGGATCCTCATGAACGGCCCCGACGACCCCGAGGGTGGCCGGTGGAACTACGACCACGACAACCGCGAGCCGCCACCTCGGGGCCAGGCCACCCTGGGCCTGCCGGCGTCGTGGGCCCCGACCGAGGACGACGTCGACGAGGCGGTGCGCCGCGACCTCGACGCGATGGAGGCCGAGGGGGTGCAGTTCCTGGGTCGCGACGGTCCCCGGTGGTTCGCCGCCACCCGGGACGAGGCCCTGGCTGCGCTCGACGACTTCGTCCGGCACCGCCTCCCGGCCTTCGGCCCGCACGAGGACGCGATGCTGGCCGCTGATCCGGTCATGGCGCACTCCCGCCTGAGCGTGCCGCTGAACCTGGGTCTCCTCGATCCGCGGGAGGTGGTGGCCGCCGCGCTCGCCGCCTTCGACGCCGGCGACGCCCCGCTGGCCGGCGTCGAGGGTTTCGTGCGGCAGGTCGTCGGCTGGCGGGACTGGGTCTGGCACCTGTACTGGTACCTGGGTCGCGACTACGCCACCTCGCACGACCACCTCGGTGCGGGCGAGCCGTTGCCCTCGGCCTGGTGGGCGCTGGACGGTGACGGGGTGGAGTCGGCGTGCCTCTCCCACGTGCTGCGCCGGGTGGGCGACACCGGCTGGGCCCACCACATCGAACGGCTCATGGTCCTGGGCAACTTCTCGCTGCAGCGCGGGCACGACCCGGTCGAGCTGAACCGGTGGTTCACCGACGCCTTCGTCGACGGAACCCCCTGGGTCATGCCGGCCAACGTGATCGGCATGAGCCAGCACGCCGACGGTGGCCTCGTGGCCACCAAGCCCTACGCCGCAGGTGGCGCCTACGTGAACCGGATGAGCGACCACTGCGGCGGTTGCACGTTCGATCCCAGGAAGCGGCTCGGTGACGACGCCTGCCCGTACACCGCGGGCTACTGGGCGTTCCTGCACCGGGTCGAGCCATTCATCCGCGGCAACCACCGGATGGCGCAGCCGCTGGCCGGGATGCGGCGGCTCGCCGACATCGACGCGGTGGTGGAGGCCGAGGTGCAGCGCGAGCGCTGGTGA
- a CDS encoding MaoC family dehydratase: MSKTNAGNFFEDFTVGQVIEHATPRTVTEGDRALYGALYPSRFALSSSAEFAAAVGLSPAPVDELIAFHIAFGKTVPDISLNAVANLGYAECRFHRPVTTGDTIRTRSEVIGLKQNSNGRTGVVHVRSTATNQRDDVVIDWVRWVMVNKRDAGSPAPETVVPELSAVVAPEDLVIPEGLDFSAYDHVAAGEPHRAGDYTVGEKIDHVDGVTLTDAEHMLATRLWQNTAKVHFNTEARPDGNRLVYGGHIISLARALSFNGLANAQLVAAINGGSHAAPAFAGDTVYAWSEVLDVADTAAPGVGALRLRLVATKGRDEAMVLRGDDGKYAAGVLLDLDVWVLVPR, from the coding sequence ATGAGCAAGACCAACGCCGGGAACTTCTTCGAGGACTTCACGGTCGGGCAGGTCATCGAGCACGCCACCCCGCGGACCGTGACCGAGGGGGACCGGGCGCTGTACGGAGCGCTGTACCCGTCACGCTTCGCGCTCTCGTCGTCGGCGGAGTTCGCTGCCGCGGTGGGGCTGTCGCCGGCGCCGGTCGACGAGCTGATCGCCTTCCACATCGCGTTCGGCAAGACCGTGCCCGACATCTCGCTCAACGCGGTCGCCAACCTCGGTTACGCCGAGTGCCGGTTCCACCGCCCGGTCACCACCGGTGACACGATCCGCACCCGCTCGGAGGTCATCGGGCTCAAGCAGAACTCCAACGGCCGCACGGGCGTGGTGCACGTGCGTTCGACCGCGACCAACCAGCGGGACGATGTCGTCATCGACTGGGTCCGATGGGTCATGGTCAACAAGCGCGATGCCGGGTCGCCGGCGCCCGAGACGGTGGTTCCCGAGCTCAGTGCCGTGGTCGCTCCCGAGGACCTGGTGATCCCCGAGGGTCTGGACTTCAGCGCCTACGACCACGTGGCCGCGGGCGAGCCGCACCGGGCCGGTGACTACACCGTGGGCGAGAAGATCGACCACGTCGACGGCGTCACCCTGACCGACGCCGAGCACATGCTGGCGACCCGGCTGTGGCAGAACACCGCGAAGGTGCACTTCAACACCGAGGCCCGGCCGGACGGCAACCGGCTGGTCTACGGGGGGCACATCATCTCGCTGGCGCGCGCGTTGTCGTTCAACGGGCTGGCCAACGCCCAGCTGGTCGCGGCGATCAACGGTGGGTCGCACGCGGCCCCCGCGTTCGCCGGTGACACGGTGTACGCGTGGTCGGAGGTGCTCGACGTCGCGGACACCGCGGCGCCCGGGGTCGGAGCTCTGCGGCTGCGCCTGGTCGCCACGAAGGGTCGCGACGAGGCGATGGTGCTGCGCGGCGACGACGGCAAGTATGCGGCCGGGGTGCTGCTCGACCTGGACGTCTGGGTCCTCGTCCCGCGCTGA
- a CDS encoding histidine phosphatase family protein: MVRHGETEWSRDGRHTSTTDLPLTTEGERQAAAVVPLLAGVEFAQVLTSPRGRARRTAEIAGYGGATVDDDLSEWRYGAYEGITTAVIRETDPTWTVWEGPTPGGESPAEVEARLDRVVRRVRAADGPTLVFAHGHSLRVLAARWLGLPAAHGRHLFLDTATVSTLGDDRGTPVVATWNVAVGR; encoded by the coding sequence ATGGTCCGCCACGGTGAGACGGAGTGGAGCCGTGACGGCCGGCACACCTCCACCACGGATCTGCCGTTGACGACCGAGGGAGAGCGTCAGGCCGCCGCGGTGGTGCCGTTGCTCGCCGGCGTGGAGTTCGCGCAGGTGCTCACCAGCCCCCGCGGCCGGGCCCGACGCACCGCCGAGATCGCCGGGTACGGCGGCGCGACGGTCGACGACGACCTGTCGGAGTGGCGCTACGGCGCCTACGAGGGCATCACGACCGCGGTGATCCGCGAGACCGATCCGACCTGGACGGTGTGGGAGGGGCCCACCCCCGGTGGCGAGTCGCCGGCCGAGGTCGAGGCCCGGCTGGACCGTGTGGTGCGACGGGTGCGGGCCGCGGACGGACCGACCCTGGTGTTCGCGCACGGCCATTCGTTGCGGGTCCTGGCGGCCCGATGGCTGGGCCTGCCGGCTGCTCACGGTCGTCACCTGTTCCTCGACACGGCCACGGTCAGCACCCTCGGAGACGACCGGGGCACCCCGGTCGTCGCCACCTGGAACGTGGCCGTCGGTCGGTAG
- a CDS encoding PHP domain-containing protein, with product MTIDLHTHSNRSDGTDSPTELVEHAAAAGLSVVALTDHDSTAGWDEAQAAADRAGIRLVPGIEVSCRLEHQSIHLLGYAFDPHDEALLAELDRVLAGRDGRLPGIIGRLNDLGIEITQADVAAVSGHAMASGRPHVADALVERGVVADRSEAFERFLKPGRPAYVDRYAAPLATAIELIVAAGGTTVLAHPWSRGSDRVLTADAIAGLVPHGLAGIEVDHNDHDPAAREALRTIATDLDLVVTGSSDYHGTGKSAAFHLGCNTTAPEQLERLLG from the coding sequence GTGACCATCGACCTGCACACGCACTCCAACCGCTCGGACGGCACCGACTCGCCGACCGAGCTGGTCGAGCACGCAGCGGCCGCGGGGCTGTCGGTCGTGGCGCTGACCGACCACGACTCCACCGCCGGGTGGGACGAGGCGCAGGCCGCCGCGGATCGTGCGGGCATCCGCCTGGTGCCGGGCATCGAGGTGTCGTGCCGGCTCGAGCACCAGAGCATCCACCTGCTGGGCTACGCCTTCGACCCGCACGACGAGGCGTTGCTGGCCGAGCTGGACCGCGTGCTCGCTGGACGCGACGGCCGCCTGCCCGGCATCATCGGCCGGTTGAACGATCTGGGCATCGAGATCACGCAGGCGGACGTGGCCGCGGTGTCGGGCCACGCCATGGCATCGGGCCGCCCGCACGTGGCCGACGCGCTGGTCGAGCGAGGCGTGGTCGCCGACCGCAGTGAGGCGTTCGAGAGGTTCCTCAAGCCCGGGCGTCCGGCGTACGTCGACCGGTACGCCGCGCCGCTGGCGACCGCGATCGAGCTGATCGTCGCCGCCGGCGGAACGACCGTCCTGGCCCACCCGTGGTCGCGCGGCAGCGACCGGGTGCTGACCGCCGACGCCATCGCGGGGTTGGTGCCGCACGGCCTGGCCGGCATCGAGGTCGATCACAACGACCATGACCCCGCCGCGCGCGAGGCGCTGCGGACGATCGCCACCGACCTCGACCTCGTCGTCACCGGGTCGAGCGACTACCACGGCACCGGCAAGTCCGCGGCGTTCCACCTGGGGTGCAACACGACCGCCCCGGAGCAGCTCGAGCGACTCCTGGGCTGA
- a CDS encoding alpha/beta fold hydrolase, producing the protein MSTPTSVTLPDGVDAVTVHTARGAFAAHRSCPPDPVAQIVLVPGWTGSKEDFTPVLPLLSAAGFGVTAYDQRGQFESPGGPGDDYTLAALAADALAVAGDLGGRPHLLGHSFGGLVAQRAVVDHPGAWASVSLLCSGPGALGEEAARFFAPLIRSLTTVPLDTIHTLREQIAGVDRPPEIAEFLRRRFTSNSADGLRAFTQHLVDAPDCTAEVAATGVPVWVGRGAGDDAWPHPVQDAMASRLGTTVRVIDGADHSPAVENPRGLVDAWLPFLRSR; encoded by the coding sequence ATGAGCACGCCCACCAGCGTGACGCTGCCGGACGGCGTCGACGCCGTCACGGTCCACACCGCCCGCGGTGCGTTCGCCGCCCACCGCTCGTGCCCGCCCGACCCGGTCGCGCAGATCGTCCTCGTGCCCGGCTGGACCGGCAGCAAGGAGGACTTCACGCCCGTCCTGCCCCTGTTGTCCGCTGCCGGGTTCGGTGTCACCGCCTACGACCAGCGCGGGCAGTTCGAGTCCCCCGGTGGACCCGGCGACGACTACACGCTGGCAGCGCTGGCCGCCGACGCCCTGGCCGTGGCCGGTGACCTCGGGGGCCGTCCCCACCTGCTGGGGCACTCCTTCGGCGGACTCGTCGCGCAGCGGGCCGTGGTCGACCATCCCGGCGCGTGGGCGTCGGTCAGCCTGCTCTGCAGCGGACCCGGGGCCCTCGGCGAGGAGGCGGCTCGGTTCTTCGCGCCCCTGATCCGGTCGTTGACGACGGTCCCGCTCGACACGATCCACACGCTGCGCGAGCAGATCGCGGGCGTGGACCGTCCGCCGGAGATCGCGGAGTTCCTGCGCCGACGGTTCACCTCCAACTCCGCCGACGGACTGCGGGCCTTCACCCAGCACCTCGTCGACGCGCCGGACTGCACGGCCGAGGTCGCCGCGACCGGCGTGCCGGTCTGGGTGGGACGGGGTGCGGGCGACGACGCCTGGCCACACCCGGTGCAGGACGCGATGGCGTCACGCCTGGGGACGACGGTCCGGGTGATCGACGGCGCCGACCACTCCCCCGCGGTCGAGAACCCCCGGGGACTCGTGGACGCGTGGCTGCCGTTCCTGCGCTCCCGCTGA
- a CDS encoding SDR family NAD(P)-dependent oxidoreductase, whose product MAGRALITGATAGIGNAFARALAERGHDLVVVARDTARLEQLAADLRATNGVEVEVLTADLTDPDGLARVVNAVTDSTRPVDLLVNNAGASLAGWFGSTDIADEDRQLDLLVRAPMHLMDAAIKAMSGRGHGQVVNVASVAAFTPRGAYSAHKAWLVNLSQWAHLHYADAGISVMALCPGFVRTEFHQRMGADISTVPRWMWLNADKVVATALEDLERGRPISVPSLRYKLLTALSRHLPAGLVAKIAKRGR is encoded by the coding sequence ATGGCAGGACGCGCACTGATCACGGGAGCCACCGCCGGCATCGGCAACGCCTTCGCCCGAGCCCTGGCCGAACGGGGTCACGACCTCGTCGTCGTGGCGCGCGACACCGCCCGTCTCGAGCAGCTGGCCGCCGACCTGCGAGCCACGAACGGCGTCGAGGTCGAGGTCCTGACGGCGGACCTCACGGACCCGGACGGACTCGCGCGGGTCGTCAACGCGGTCACCGACAGCACCCGCCCGGTCGACCTGCTGGTCAACAACGCGGGCGCCTCCCTGGCCGGGTGGTTCGGCTCCACCGACATCGCCGACGAGGACCGTCAGCTGGACCTGCTGGTCCGCGCACCGATGCACCTCATGGACGCCGCCATCAAGGCGATGTCGGGCCGGGGCCACGGCCAGGTCGTCAACGTCGCCAGCGTGGCGGCCTTCACCCCGCGCGGCGCCTACTCGGCCCACAAGGCGTGGCTCGTCAACCTCTCGCAGTGGGCCCACCTGCACTACGCCGATGCCGGCATCTCGGTGATGGCACTGTGTCCGGGGTTCGTGCGCACCGAGTTCCACCAGCGGATGGGCGCCGACATCTCGACCGTCCCCCGCTGGATGTGGCTCAACGCCGACAAGGTCGTCGCGACGGCGCTGGAGGACCTCGAGCGCGGCCGACCGATCTCGGTCCCGTCGCTGCGCTACAAGCTCCTGACGGCGTTGTCGCGCCACCTGCCCGCCGGGCTCGTGGCGAAGATCGCCAAGCGTGGTCGCTGA
- a CDS encoding ParA family protein, translating into MARVTTTISVVNQKGGVGKTTTVASLGAALVERGQRVLLVDLDPQGGLTFSLGIDPEDVDVTVGDVLLGTNKADDAIVVTEDGMHLLPSNITVTQAEEGLVTRTGREQRLRVALDKVAAEYDWILIDCPPTLGVLTVGALSASQQVLIPLQAETLSHRGVGQLLDTIHDVKQFINSGLEVLGVLPTMYDGRTRHAQAVLEAIESTYGLTVLQPPIPKSIRFAEAPAIGRTILGTSKTHKGAEAYRAVAAGLLD; encoded by the coding sequence ATGGCGCGCGTGACGACAACGATCAGCGTGGTGAACCAGAAGGGTGGCGTCGGCAAGACGACCACCGTGGCCTCCCTCGGCGCGGCGCTGGTCGAGCGTGGCCAGCGGGTCCTGCTGGTCGACCTCGATCCCCAGGGCGGCCTGACCTTCTCGCTGGGCATCGACCCCGAGGACGTCGACGTCACGGTCGGTGACGTGCTGCTCGGCACCAACAAGGCCGACGACGCGATCGTCGTGACCGAGGACGGCATGCACCTGCTGCCGTCGAACATCACGGTCACGCAGGCCGAGGAGGGACTCGTCACGCGCACGGGCCGCGAACAGCGGCTCCGGGTCGCGCTCGACAAGGTCGCGGCCGAGTACGACTGGATCCTCATCGACTGCCCGCCGACCCTCGGCGTGCTCACCGTGGGAGCCCTCTCGGCCTCGCAGCAGGTCCTCATCCCCCTGCAGGCCGAGACGCTGTCGCACCGCGGGGTGGGTCAGCTGCTCGACACGATCCACGACGTCAAGCAGTTCATCAACTCCGGCCTGGAGGTCCTCGGAGTGCTCCCGACGATGTACGACGGCCGCACCCGCCACGCGCAGGCCGTGCTCGAGGCGATCGAGTCCACCTACGGGCTCACCGTCCTGCAGCCGCCGATCCCCAAGTCGATCCGGTTCGCCGAGGCACCGGCCATCGGTCGGACGATCCTGGGCACCAGCAAGACCCACAAGGGCGCCGAGGCGTACCGCGCGGTGGCCGCCGGACTGCTCGACTGA
- a CDS encoding L,D-transpeptidase, whose translation MTVHRSRGRHAAPRRAAVLHRATGLVAAVGLLAVGVAAVTVEAPTAPTPAPVTAAPGASTALLDAIDELAQDTVGLTAPPRRVVLVPEPPVVPEPAVVPAPVVTDPLVLPPDSGEGRRVVFSEGLQRVWLVDETGSVTRTYLVSGSRFDNLDPGTYAVQSRTRHAVAYDYSGTMEYFVRFTSGENAPIGFHNIPSYNDGTPEQTVEQLGTPLSAGCIRQADEDAVAMWEFGQVGTTVVVTA comes from the coding sequence GTGACCGTGCACCGCAGTCGGGGCCGCCACGCCGCACCACGACGTGCGGCGGTGCTGCATCGCGCCACCGGTCTCGTCGCGGCGGTCGGGCTGCTCGCCGTCGGTGTCGCCGCGGTGACCGTCGAGGCGCCCACGGCTCCGACCCCCGCCCCGGTGACGGCGGCGCCCGGTGCGTCGACCGCGCTGCTCGACGCCATCGACGAGCTCGCGCAGGACACCGTCGGCCTGACCGCCCCGCCCCGCAGGGTCGTCCTGGTCCCCGAGCCTCCCGTGGTGCCCGAGCCTGCCGTGGTGCCGGCTCCGGTGGTCACGGACCCTCTCGTGCTGCCGCCGGACTCCGGAGAGGGACGCCGGGTCGTCTTCTCCGAGGGCCTGCAGCGGGTGTGGCTGGTCGACGAGACCGGCTCGGTCACCCGCACCTACCTCGTGTCGGGCAGCCGGTTCGACAACCTCGACCCCGGGACCTACGCCGTGCAGTCGCGGACGCGACATGCCGTGGCCTACGACTACAGCGGCACGATGGAGTACTTCGTGCGGTTCACGTCGGGTGAGAACGCCCCGATCGGGTTCCACAACATCCCGTCCTACAACGACGGCACTCCGGAGCAGACCGTGGAGCAGCTGGGCACGCCCCTGTCGGCCGGGTGCATCCGTCAGGCCGACGAGGATGCCGTCGCGATGTGGGAGTTCGGGCAGGTCGGCACCACGGTGGTCGTCACCGCCTGA
- a CDS encoding ferritin-like fold-containing protein — protein MSNPALEDPTYRTGVIELLGLLAAGEIGAWMRLAEDAAMAPDLRTTTEIGAMATSEFGHFAQLRDHLVALGEDPYARMEPFRSTFDAFHVKTRPSDWLEGLVKAFVFDGLAADFYREIAAFLDAETRELVLDTMSGTGSSEFVVDAVRGAIEADPRVGGRLALWGRRLMGEALSQAQMVVAERDDLSALLVGGVDSPGMDLAAIGRMFTRLTEAHAERMAKLGLAS, from the coding sequence ATGAGCAACCCCGCGCTGGAGGACCCCACCTACCGCACCGGCGTCATCGAGCTGCTCGGTCTGCTGGCCGCCGGCGAGATCGGTGCCTGGATGCGACTGGCCGAGGACGCCGCGATGGCTCCCGACCTGCGCACGACCACCGAGATCGGCGCGATGGCCACGTCGGAGTTCGGGCACTTCGCGCAGCTGCGTGACCACCTGGTGGCCCTGGGCGAGGACCCGTACGCCCGGATGGAGCCCTTCCGGTCGACCTTCGACGCCTTCCACGTCAAGACCCGGCCGTCGGACTGGCTCGAGGGTCTGGTCAAGGCGTTCGTGTTCGACGGGCTGGCGGCCGACTTCTACCGCGAGATCGCCGCGTTCCTCGACGCCGAGACGCGCGAGCTGGTGCTCGACACGATGAGCGGCACCGGCTCGTCGGAGTTCGTCGTCGACGCGGTGCGCGGGGCCATCGAGGCCGACCCCCGCGTGGGCGGACGGCTCGCGCTGTGGGGCCGGCGGCTGATGGGCGAGGCGCTCAGCCAGGCCCAGATGGTCGTGGCCGAGCGCGACGACCTCAGCGCCCTGCTGGTCGGCGGGGTCGACTCGCCGGGCATGGACCTCGCGGCGATCGGGCGGATGTTCACCCGCCTCACCGAGGCGCACGCCGAGCGCATGGCCAAGCTCGGCCTCGCGTCCTGA
- a CDS encoding DUF3107 domain-containing protein encodes MEVKIGVQNAARELSVETESTADEVLEALNAALSAESVFSISDAKGRTVAVPADKVAYLYFTSDTGRPVGFGLATGV; translated from the coding sequence ATGGAGGTCAAGATCGGCGTGCAGAACGCCGCCCGCGAGCTGAGTGTCGAGACCGAGAGCACGGCCGACGAGGTCCTCGAGGCCCTGAACGCCGCCCTGTCGGCGGAGTCGGTGTTCTCGATCAGCGATGCCAAGGGCCGCACCGTCGCGGTGCCGGCCGACAAGGTCGCCTACCTGTACTTCACGTCCGACACCGGCCGCCCGGTCGGCTTCGGCCTCGCCACCGGCGTCTGA
- a CDS encoding TetR/AcrR family transcriptional regulator gives MTDTSTARPRSGRLPRSARKAQLLEVALEVFVEQGYHAASMDEIAERAGVSKPVLYQHFPGKLDLYLALLESSCDTVVAGVREALASTTDNRRRVRATIELWYDYVAGQGAAFRLVFESDLTNDPAVRAQLDRVTAESAAAIAEVIGEDTGLAEDAAHLLAVGLVGLGHVSARNWLDTRSSVSREDAVQLIAGLAWRGIGGFPKPSSPDPT, from the coding sequence GTGACCGACACCTCGACCGCGCGACCCCGTTCCGGACGCCTCCCCCGGTCGGCCCGCAAGGCACAGCTGCTCGAGGTCGCCCTCGAGGTGTTCGTCGAGCAGGGCTACCACGCGGCCTCCATGGACGAGATCGCCGAGCGCGCCGGGGTGTCCAAGCCCGTGCTGTACCAGCACTTCCCCGGCAAGCTCGACCTGTACCTCGCGCTGCTGGAGTCCTCGTGCGACACCGTGGTCGCCGGGGTGCGCGAGGCGCTCGCCTCCACGACCGACAACCGTCGACGGGTCCGGGCCACGATCGAGCTCTGGTACGACTACGTCGCCGGCCAGGGTGCCGCGTTCCGCCTGGTCTTCGAGTCCGACCTCACCAACGACCCGGCCGTGCGCGCCCAGCTCGACCGGGTCACCGCCGAGTCCGCCGCCGCGATCGCCGAGGTCATCGGCGAGGACACCGGGCTGGCCGAGGACGCCGCGCACCTGCTCGCGGTCGGACTCGTCGGCCTCGGACACGTCAGCGCCCGCAACTGGCTCGACACCCGCTCGTCGGTGTCCCGCGAGGACGCGGTCCAGCTCATCGCCGGGCTCGCCTGGCGGGGCATCGGTGGCTTCCCGAAGCCGTCGTCGCCCGACCCCACCTGA
- the moeZ gene encoding adenylyltransferase/sulfurtransferase MoeZ, with amino-acid sequence MVAPLVEPADELTIDEVRRYSRHLIIPDVGMTGQKRLKNARVLVIGAGGLGSPALLYLAAAGVGTLGIIDDDVVDESNLQRQIIHGQSDIDKPKAESAAASVAETNPYVTTIVHNERLDNDNVLEIFSQYDLIVDGTDNFATRYLVNDAAVILGKPYVWGSIYRFEGQVSVFWAQEGPQYRDLYPEPPPPGMVPSCAEGGVLGVLCASIGSIMVTEAIKLITGIGDPLIGRLMVYDALEMRYSTLKIRRDPDGVLPTELMSDYEAFCGAISTEAADAAADSTISVVTLDGWLKERADGGRRFTLVDVREPNEYEINQIPGSVLIPKGEFLNGSALEQLPDDEQIVLYCKSGVRSAEALAVLKGAGYADAVHVGGGVVAWVNQIDPSQPTY; translated from the coding sequence GTGGTCGCCCCACTCGTGGAACCCGCCGACGAACTGACGATCGACGAGGTCCGTCGCTACAGCCGTCACCTGATCATCCCCGACGTCGGGATGACCGGGCAGAAGCGACTCAAGAACGCTCGCGTGCTGGTCATCGGCGCCGGCGGACTCGGCAGCCCCGCGCTGCTGTACCTGGCGGCGGCCGGCGTCGGCACGCTCGGCATCATCGACGACGACGTGGTCGACGAGTCGAACCTGCAGCGGCAGATCATCCACGGGCAGTCCGACATCGACAAGCCCAAGGCGGAGTCGGCCGCGGCCTCGGTCGCGGAGACCAACCCGTACGTCACGACGATCGTGCACAACGAGCGGCTCGACAACGACAACGTGCTGGAGATCTTCTCCCAGTACGACCTGATCGTCGACGGCACCGACAACTTCGCCACCCGCTACCTGGTCAACGACGCGGCGGTCATCCTGGGCAAGCCGTACGTCTGGGGCTCGATCTACCGGTTCGAGGGCCAGGTCTCGGTGTTCTGGGCGCAGGAGGGACCGCAGTACCGCGACCTCTACCCCGAGCCGCCGCCACCGGGCATGGTCCCCTCGTGCGCCGAGGGCGGCGTGCTGGGCGTCCTGTGCGCCTCGATCGGGTCGATCATGGTCACCGAGGCGATCAAGCTCATCACCGGCATCGGCGACCCGCTGATCGGCCGGCTGATGGTGTACGACGCGCTCGAGATGCGGTACTCGACCCTGAAGATCCGCCGCGACCCCGACGGCGTGCTGCCGACCGAGCTGATGAGCGACTACGAGGCCTTCTGCGGTGCCATCAGCACCGAGGCGGCCGATGCGGCCGCGGACTCCACGATCTCAGTGGTCACGCTCGACGGCTGGCTGAAGGAGCGTGCCGACGGCGGCCGCCGGTTCACCCTGGTCGACGTGCGGGAGCCGAACGAGTACGAGATCAACCAGATCCCGGGCTCGGTCCTGATCCCCAAGGGGGAGTTCCTCAACGGTTCGGCCCTGGAGCAGCTGCCCGACGACGAGCAGATCGTCCTGTACTGCAAGTCCGGGGTGCGCTCGGCCGAGGCGCTCGCGGTGCTGAAGGGCGCCGGCTACGCCGACGCGGTGCACGTCGGCGGCGGCGTCGTCGCCTGGGTCAACCAGATCGATCCCAGCCAACCGACCTACTGA